A region of Vigna radiata var. radiata cultivar VC1973A chromosome 6, Vradiata_ver6, whole genome shotgun sequence DNA encodes the following proteins:
- the LOC106763399 gene encoding uncharacterized protein LOC106763399 — MELPQGLNTHKEGQVYKLTKSLYGLKQASRQWFEKLSSYLISVNYNQSKSDHSLFTKKTATGFTALLVYVDDIVLAGNSMDEINSIKDLLHKRFRIKDLGELKYFLGLKVARSKKGIHLCQRKYALDILEETGMQGCKPSSTPFLKDISSLYKEDNYLDDPQSYRRLIGKLLYLTNTRPYLCFTINLLSQFMQFPTNSHYQVIQHVLRYIKSSPSEGLFFAADSPKHLKAFSDSDWATCPTTRRSTTGFCIFLGSSLISWKSKKQRTVSRSSTEAEYRALAATVCEIQWLRYLLQDLQTEESGVPVLYCDNKFARHIAHNQSFHKRTKHIELDRHVVREKIQEGLLHLLPVRSNEQLADIFTKFPHRVRFGAIVPKLGLIGIHRPA, encoded by the coding sequence ATGGAATTACCACAAGGTCTTAATACCCACAAAGAAGGACAGGTTTACAAGTTAACTAAATCCTTATATGGTTTGAAACAGGCTAGTAGGCAATGGTTTGAAAAATTATCTTCATACCTAATTTCTGTTAATTACAATCAATCTAAATCTGATCACTCACTTTTCACTAAGAAAACTGCTACAGGTTTTACTGCTTTATTggtatatgtggatgacattgtaTTGGCAGGAAATTCTATGGACGAAATTAACAGTATAAAAGATCTTTTACACAAAAGATTTCGGATTAAAGACCTTGGAGAACTTAAATATTTCCTTGGCCTTAAAGTTGCAAGGTCCAAGAAAGGAATTCATCTAtgtcaaaggaagtatgctttGGACATACTTGAAGAAACTGGAATGCAGGGGTGCAAACCTTCTTCCACCCCTTTCCTGAAGGACATCAGCTCCTTATACAAAGAAGACAACTATTTGGATGATCCTCAATCCTACAGAAGACTAATAGGGAAGCTTCTATACCTTACTAACACCAGACCTTACTTATGCTTTACCATTAATCTccttagtcaatttatgcaattTCCCACCAATTCTCATTATCAAGTTATTCAACATGTTCTCAGATATATTAAATCCTCACCATCTGAAGGACTATTTTTTGCAGCAGACTCCCCTAAACACTTAAAGGCCTTTAGCGATTCAGACTGGGCAACATGTCCTACTACTAGAAGATCCACCACGGGATTTTGCATTTTTCTTGGGTCTTCACTCATCTCATGGAAATCTAAGAAGCAGAGGACTGTCTCCAGATCCTCCACTGAAGCAGAGTACAGGGCACTTGCAGCCACTGTGTGTGAAATTCAGTGGCTTCGTTATCTATTACAAGACCTTCAAACAGAAGAGTCTGGAGTTCCTGTTCTATACTGTGACAACAAATTTGCTCGTCACATAGCTCATAATCAGAGCTTTCACAAACGGACCAAGCATATTGAGCTTGATCGTCACGTTGTTCGTGAAAAAATTCAAGAGGGTCTTCTGCATCTTCTTCCTGTCCGATCCAACGAACAACTTGCTGACATCTTTACTAAGTTTCCGCACCGCGTCAGATTTGGAGCCATTGTACCCAAGCTTGGACTGATCGGAATACACcgtccagcttga
- the LOC106764999 gene encoding sorting nexin 2B-like isoform X1 yields MMGSENHTVDDHPLSAPPDQMENLALHDSDHDAGKSTFSSAYRSAFTTFSESNHHPLSPPIVSTPADSDPLLSPPQYFPNPNSPDASSYIDPPSYAEAVFTSFDGETNGVDAPSPSLSLSVSRSPSSSSEFLNITVSNPIKEQETSNSIVPGSNSYVTYLITTTTNIPEFGASGAEFGVRRRFRDVVTLSDRLAEAYRGFFIPPRPDKSVVESQVMQKQEFVEQRRVALEKYLRRLAAHPVIRKSDELRVFLQVQGRLPLPSTTDVASRVLDGAAKLPKQLLGESVIAPHEVVQPARGGRDLMRLFKELRQSVANDWGGSRPPVVEEDKEFLEKKEKINELELQINGASQQAESLVKAQQDMGETMGELGLAFIKLTKFENEEAILNTQRVRAADMKGLATAAVKASRLFRELNAQTVKHLQDTLHEYLGLMLAVHSAFSERSSALLTVQTLLSELSALQSRAEKLEAASSKIFGADKSRVRKLEELQETIRVTEDAKNVATREYERIKEHNRSELERIDKERQVDFLNMLKGFVVNQVGYNEKIANVWTKVVEDTRGYVDEST; encoded by the exons ATGATGGGCTCCGAGAACCACACCGTCGATGACCACCCTCTATCGGCGCCGCCAGACCAAATGGAAAACCTCGCACTCCACGACAGCGACCACGACGCCGGAAAATCCACCTTCTCCTCTGCTTACCGCAGCGCCTTCACCACTTTCTCGGAATCGAACCACCACCCGCTCTCGCCGCCTATTGTCTCCACGCCGGCAGACTCCGATCCCCTCCTCTCCCCGCCGCAGTACTTTCCAAACCCTAACTCCCCCGACGCTTCCTCTTACATCGACCCTCCTTCTTACGCCGAAGCCGTTTTCACGTCCTTTGATGGCGAAACAAATGGCGTCGACGCTCCGTCGCCGTCACTCTCCCTCTCCGTCTCTCGATCTCCTTCTTCGAGCTCTGAGTTTTTGAATATAACCGTTTCGAACCCCATCAAGGAGCAGGAAACCTCTAATTCGATTGTTCCGGGAAGCAACAGTTACGTGACCTATTTGATCACCACGACGACGAACATTCCCGAATTCGGCGCCTCAGGCGCCGAATTCGGTGTCCGGCGAAGGTTCCGTGACGTTGTCACCCTTTCGGATCGGTTGGCGGAGGCGTACCGCGGGTTTTTCATTCCGCCGCGGCCGGATAAGAGCGTGGTGGAGAGCCAGGTGATGCAGAAGCAGGAGTTCGTGGAACAGCGAAGGGTGGCGCTGGAGAAGTACCTGCGGCGGTTGGCGGCGCATCCGGTGATCAGGAAGAGCGACGAGTTGAGGGTGTTTTTGCAGGTACAGGGGAGGCTTCCACTGCCGTCGACGACCGATGTGGCGTCGAGGGTGCTCGATGGCGCGGCCAAGCTTCCAAAGCAGTTGTTGGGGGAGAGCGTCATTGCGCCGCATGAGGTTGTGCAGCCTGCGAGAGGAGGCAGGGATTTGATGAGGCTGTTCAAGGAGTTGAGACAGTCTGTGGCCAATGATTGGGGAGGTTCTAGGCCTCCGGTTGTGGAAGAGGATAAGGAGTTTcttgaaaaaaaggaaaaaattaacgAGCTTGAGCTGCAGATTAATGGTGCATCTCAACAG GCTGAGTCACTTGTCAAGGCACAGCAAGATATGGGAGAGACAATGGGTGAATTAGGGCTGgcatttattaaattaacaaaatttgaaaatgaagagGCTATCTTGAACACTCAGAGGGTACGGGCTGCTGACATGAAAGGTTTAGCAACAGCTGCTGTCAAGGCTAGCAGATTATTTCGAGAATTAAATGCTCAGACTGTGAAGCATTTG CAGGATACACTTCATGAGTACCTTGGATTAATGTTGGCTGTTCATAGTGCATTCTCAGAGCGTTCAAGTGCACTATTGACTGTGCAGACTCTCCTATCTGAGTTGTCTGCTTTGCAGTCAAGAGCCGAAAAACTAGAAGCAGCCTCATCTAAAATTTTTGGGGCTGACAAATCAAGGGTTCGTAAGTTGGAGGAGCTACAAGAAACTATAAGAGTGACTGAAGATGCCAAGAATGTTGCAACCAGAGAATATGAGCGCATCAAG GAACACAATAGGAGTGAACTTGAAAGGATTGATAAAGAGAGACAGGTTGACTTCTTAAAcatgttgaaaggttttgtagttAATCAG GTGGGGTATAATGAGAAAATAGCAAATGTGTGGACAAAAGTTGTTGAAGATACGCGTGGATATGTGGATGAAAGCACTTGA
- the LOC106764999 gene encoding sorting nexin 2B-like isoform X2, translating to MMGSENHTVDDHPLSAPPDQMENLALHDSDHDAGKSTFSSAYRSAFTTFSESNHHPLSPPIVSTPADSDPLLSPPQYFPNPNSPDASSYIDPPSYAEAVFTSFDGETNGVDAPSPSLSLSVSRSPSSSSEFLNITVSNPIKEQETSNSIVPGSNSYVTYLITTTTNIPEFGASGAEFGVRRRFRDVVTLSDRLAEAYRGFFIPPRPDKSVVESQVMQKQEFVEQRRVALEKYLRRLAAHPVIRKSDELRVFLQVQGRLPLPSTTDVASRVLDGAAKLPKQLLGESVIAPHEVVQPARGGRDLMRLFKELRQSVANDWGGSRPPVVEEDKEFLEKKEKINELELQINGASQQAESLVKAQQDMGETMGELGLAFIKLTKFENEEAILNTQRVRAADMKGLATAAVKASRLFRELNAQTVKHLDTLHEYLGLMLAVHSAFSERSSALLTVQTLLSELSALQSRAEKLEAASSKIFGADKSRVRKLEELQETIRVTEDAKNVATREYERIKEHNRSELERIDKERQVDFLNMLKGFVVNQVGYNEKIANVWTKVVEDTRGYVDEST from the exons ATGATGGGCTCCGAGAACCACACCGTCGATGACCACCCTCTATCGGCGCCGCCAGACCAAATGGAAAACCTCGCACTCCACGACAGCGACCACGACGCCGGAAAATCCACCTTCTCCTCTGCTTACCGCAGCGCCTTCACCACTTTCTCGGAATCGAACCACCACCCGCTCTCGCCGCCTATTGTCTCCACGCCGGCAGACTCCGATCCCCTCCTCTCCCCGCCGCAGTACTTTCCAAACCCTAACTCCCCCGACGCTTCCTCTTACATCGACCCTCCTTCTTACGCCGAAGCCGTTTTCACGTCCTTTGATGGCGAAACAAATGGCGTCGACGCTCCGTCGCCGTCACTCTCCCTCTCCGTCTCTCGATCTCCTTCTTCGAGCTCTGAGTTTTTGAATATAACCGTTTCGAACCCCATCAAGGAGCAGGAAACCTCTAATTCGATTGTTCCGGGAAGCAACAGTTACGTGACCTATTTGATCACCACGACGACGAACATTCCCGAATTCGGCGCCTCAGGCGCCGAATTCGGTGTCCGGCGAAGGTTCCGTGACGTTGTCACCCTTTCGGATCGGTTGGCGGAGGCGTACCGCGGGTTTTTCATTCCGCCGCGGCCGGATAAGAGCGTGGTGGAGAGCCAGGTGATGCAGAAGCAGGAGTTCGTGGAACAGCGAAGGGTGGCGCTGGAGAAGTACCTGCGGCGGTTGGCGGCGCATCCGGTGATCAGGAAGAGCGACGAGTTGAGGGTGTTTTTGCAGGTACAGGGGAGGCTTCCACTGCCGTCGACGACCGATGTGGCGTCGAGGGTGCTCGATGGCGCGGCCAAGCTTCCAAAGCAGTTGTTGGGGGAGAGCGTCATTGCGCCGCATGAGGTTGTGCAGCCTGCGAGAGGAGGCAGGGATTTGATGAGGCTGTTCAAGGAGTTGAGACAGTCTGTGGCCAATGATTGGGGAGGTTCTAGGCCTCCGGTTGTGGAAGAGGATAAGGAGTTTcttgaaaaaaaggaaaaaattaacgAGCTTGAGCTGCAGATTAATGGTGCATCTCAACAG GCTGAGTCACTTGTCAAGGCACAGCAAGATATGGGAGAGACAATGGGTGAATTAGGGCTGgcatttattaaattaacaaaatttgaaaatgaagagGCTATCTTGAACACTCAGAGGGTACGGGCTGCTGACATGAAAGGTTTAGCAACAGCTGCTGTCAAGGCTAGCAGATTATTTCGAGAATTAAATGCTCAGACTGTGAAGCATTTG GATACACTTCATGAGTACCTTGGATTAATGTTGGCTGTTCATAGTGCATTCTCAGAGCGTTCAAGTGCACTATTGACTGTGCAGACTCTCCTATCTGAGTTGTCTGCTTTGCAGTCAAGAGCCGAAAAACTAGAAGCAGCCTCATCTAAAATTTTTGGGGCTGACAAATCAAGGGTTCGTAAGTTGGAGGAGCTACAAGAAACTATAAGAGTGACTGAAGATGCCAAGAATGTTGCAACCAGAGAATATGAGCGCATCAAG GAACACAATAGGAGTGAACTTGAAAGGATTGATAAAGAGAGACAGGTTGACTTCTTAAAcatgttgaaaggttttgtagttAATCAG GTGGGGTATAATGAGAAAATAGCAAATGTGTGGACAAAAGTTGTTGAAGATACGCGTGGATATGTGGATGAAAGCACTTGA